From Glycine max cultivar Williams 82 chromosome 11, Glycine_max_v4.0, whole genome shotgun sequence, the proteins below share one genomic window:
- the LOC100791803 gene encoding uncharacterized protein, which produces MEAFVFVFVVLVLCGCAAGKECTNIPTQSHTLRYQLLTSKNGRLEEKAMSHFHLTPTDESEWADLLPRKLLTEQHQHDWAVMYKNIKNMGVFKSPEGFLKEVPLQDVRLHEDSIHGIAQQTNLEYLLMLDVDSLIWSFRKTAGLSTPGTPYGGWEAPDVELRGHFVGHYLSASALMWAITQNDTLKQKMSYLVAGLSDCQKKIGTGYLSAFPSELFDRFEAIQEVWAPYYTIHKILAGLLDQHTFAGNPQALKMVTWMVDYFYNRVQTVITKYTLNRHYESLNEETGGMNDVLYKLYIITGDSKHLLLAHLFDKPCFLGLLAVQANDIADFHANTHIPVVVGSQMRYEITGDPLYQQIGTFFMDLVNSSHSYATGGTSVSEFWSDPKRMADTLKTTENEESCTTYNMLKVSRHLFKWTKEVSYADYYERALTNGVLSIQRGTDPGVMIYMLPLGLGVSKAKTYHSWGTPFDSFWCCYGTGIESFSKLGDSIYFEEEGKDPTLYIIQYISSSFNWKSGKVLLNQTVDPVASWDPYLRVAFTFSPFENTLTTNSTLNFRLPTWTHLDGAKGILNAETLSLPSPGNYLSITRQWSGSDKLTLQLPLTVRTEAIKDDRPEYASVQAILYGPYLLAGHTTGVDWDLKAGANNSDWITPIPASYNSQLVSFSQDFENSTFILANSNQSLAMQKLPLSGTDLALQATFRLVVLNESSSKFSTLADANGKSVMLEPFDFPGMNVVNQGADKPLLIIDSSHGGTSSVFLVVPGLDGRNETISLESQSYNGCYVYSGMSSIAGVKLSCKSGSDASFNQATSFVAQKGLSQYNPISFVAKGANRNFLLEPLFSFRDEHYTVYFNIQG; this is translated from the exons ATGGAAgcttttgtgtttgtgtttgtggtcCTTGTGTTGTGTGGTTGTGCTGCTGGTAAGGAGTGCACAAACATTCCTACACAATCACACACGCTAAGGTACCAGCTATTGACATCCAAGAATGGAAGATTGGAGGAAAAGGCCATGTCTCACTTTCATTTGACGCCTACAGATGAATCTGAATGGGCAGATTTGCTGCCGAGGAAATTATTGACAGAACAACATCAACACGATTGGGCGGTTAtgtataagaatattaagaacaTGGGTGTGTTCAAGTCACCTGAAGGCTTTCTCAAAGAAGTTCCTCTTCAGGATGTGAGGTTGCATGAGGATTCCATCCATGGTATAGCACAACAGACAAATTTGGAGTATCTTTTGATGTTGGATGTGGACAGCTTGATTTGGAGCTTTAGGAAGACGGCTGGTCTATCCACACCTGGGACTCCTTATGGAGGGTGGGAAGCTCCAGACGTTGAGCTCCGGGGTCATTTTGTTG GGCATTACTTGAGTGCATCAGCTCTAATGTGGGCCATCACACAGAATGATACCCTGAAACAGAAAATGTCATACCTCGTTGCTGGTCTGTCTGACTGTCAGAAGAAAATTGGAACTGGATATCTATCTGCCTTTCCATCTGAGTTGTTTGATCGATTTGAAGCTATTCAAGAAGTTTGGGCTCCATACTATACCATTCACAAG ATCTTGGCCGGCCTCTTGGACCAACATACTTTTGCTGGAAACCCTCAAGCTCTAAAAATGGTAACATGGATGGTTGATTACTTCTACAACAGAGTCCAGACTGTAATAACAAAGTACACTTTAAATAGGCACTATGAATCACTGAATGAGGAAACTGGAGGAATGAATGACGTCCTTTATAAGTTATACATCATAACG GGAGATTCTAAGCATCTATTGTTGGCTCACCTTTTTGATAAGCCATGCTTTTTAGGGTTGCTTGCAGTGCAG GCTAATGACATAGCTGATTTTCATGCTAATACACATATCCCAGTTGTTGTTGGATCTCAAATGCGGTATGAAATCACAGGCGATCCACTTTATCAG CAAATTGGGACATTCTTTATGGACCTCGTAAACTCTTCTCACAGTTATGCAACTGGAGGGACATCAGTCAGCGAGTTCTG GAGTGATCCAAAGAGAATGGCAGATACCTTAAAAACGACAGAGAATGAAGAATCATGCACAACTTATAATATGTTGAAG GTTTCGCGCCACCTGTTTAAATGGACCAAAGAAGTCTCTTATGCAGACTATTACGAACGTGCCTTGACCAATGGTGTGCTCAGCATTCAAAGAGGAACCGATCCTGGAGTGATGATTTATATGCTTCCACTAGGTCTTGGGGTTTCCAAGGCTAAAACTTACCATAGTTGGGGAACACCATTTGACTCTTTCTGGTGCTGCTATGGAACGG GAATTGAATCGTTCTCAAAGCTGGGAGATTCTATCTATTTTGAAGAGGAAGGCAAAGATCCTACACTTTACATCATTCAGTACATATCAAGCTCGTTTAATTGGAAATCTGGCAAAGTTTTGCTCAATCAGACAGTTGATCCAGTTGCTTCATGGGATCCTTACCTACGAGTGGCATTTACGTTTTCTCCATTTGAG AATACTTTGACTACAAACTCTACATTGAACTTTCGACTCCCAACTTGGACTCATCTGGATGGTGCCAAGGGGATATTAAATGCTGAAACTTTATCTCTACCAAGTCCAG gaaattatttatcaatcacAAGACAATGGAGTGGTAGTGACAAGCTGACCCTTCAGCTGCCCCTTACCGTAAGGACAGAGGCCATAAAAG ATGACAGGCCAGAATATGCCTCTGTTCAAGCAATTCTTTATGGTCCTTATCTTCTTGCGGGTCATACAACTGGTGTTGATTGGGATCTTAAAGCTGGGGCTAACAATTCAGACTGGATTACTCCTATTCCTGCCAGTTACAATAGTCAACTAGTTTCTTTTTCTCAAGACTTTGAaaattcaacttttattttGGCAAATTCAAATCAATCACTTGCAATGCAAAAATTGCCTCTATCTGGCACTGATTTGGCTCTTCAGGCAACCTTTAGGCTTGTTGTCCTAAATGAATCTTCCTCAAAGTTTTCAACATTGGCAGATGCTAATGGTAAATCAGTGATGTTAgaaccatttgattttcctggaATGAATGTGGTTAACCAAGGAGCAGACAAACCTCTTCTCATCATAGATTCATCCCATGGCGGGACATCTTCTGTTTTTCTTGTAGTTCCGGGACTGGATGGACGAAATGAAACCATATCTTTAGAATCCCAGAGCTACAATGGCTGTTATGTGTATAGTGGTATGAGCTCTATTGCAGGAGTGAAGCTCAGTTGCAAATCTGGTTCTGATGCTAGTTTTAACCAAGCAACAAGCTTTGTTGCTCAAAAAGGATTGAGCCAATACAATCCTATCAGTTTTGTGGCTAAAGGGGCAAACAGGAATTTTCTTTTGGAGCCACTATTCTCATTCAGAGATGAGCATTATACTGTTTATTTCAACATTCAAGGTTGA